A genomic window from Flavobacterium johnsoniae includes:
- a CDS encoding cupin domain-containing protein → MSTNYSTVIEEGKVPNTYMTGDVSYKKQTSDIHPENTVIKEVTFEPCARSNWHSNAGLHMLIAKGGIGYYQERGKAVRKLQKDEVVTILPDVEHWYGATPFDKFSYVAIITEVDKGHGTWLEKVTDGEYFLLSSL, encoded by the coding sequence ATGTCAACAAATTATTCAACCGTTATCGAAGAAGGAAAAGTGCCGAATACTTATATGACGGGTGACGTATCCTACAAAAAACAAACTAGTGATATTCATCCAGAAAACACTGTTATTAAGGAAGTTACTTTTGAGCCTTGCGCAAGAAGTAATTGGCATAGCAACGCAGGTCTGCACATGCTGATTGCAAAAGGAGGTATTGGATATTACCAAGAAAGAGGAAAAGCCGTTAGAAAGCTTCAAAAAGATGAGGTAGTTACAATTTTGCCAGATGTAGAACATTGGTACGGAGCAACTCCATTTGACAAATTCTCATATGTTGCCATTATCACAGAAGTAGATAAAGGTCATGGAACTTGGTTAGAAAAAGTAACCGATGGAGAATATTTTCTTTTAAGTAGTCTCTAA
- a CDS encoding aldo/keto reductase, which yields MKKRILGNSGLEVSALGLGCMGMSFGYGPAHDKKEMIALIRSAYEKGITFFDTAECYGPFLNEELLGEALAPFRDKVVIATKFGFLEGDSKKGLDSRPEWIRKSIEGSLKRLNTDVIDLYYQHRVDPNVPIEEVAGTIKDLIQEGKVKHFGLSEAGVENIRKAHAVQPVTALQSEYSLWWRTPEEEIFPVLEELGIGFVPFSPLGRGFLTAKINENTQFDSSDFRNSLPRFAPEARKTNQAFVDLLGKIASERGVTNAQIALAWNLAQKKWIVPIPGTTKLHRLEENIGAIDLELSTEEIASIETALAQIKIEGSRYPAHLEKQASK from the coding sequence ATGAAAAAACGCATTTTAGGAAATAGCGGTCTTGAAGTCTCTGCATTGGGACTTGGCTGTATGGGAATGAGTTTTGGTTATGGTCCAGCTCACGACAAAAAAGAAATGATTGCTTTAATTCGTTCGGCTTATGAAAAAGGAATAACTTTTTTTGATACAGCAGAATGTTATGGACCATTTTTGAACGAAGAACTTTTAGGAGAAGCTTTAGCTCCATTTCGCGATAAAGTTGTAATTGCAACGAAATTCGGTTTTTTAGAAGGTGATTCTAAGAAAGGACTAGATAGTCGTCCAGAATGGATTAGAAAAAGCATTGAAGGTTCATTAAAAAGATTGAATACAGATGTGATTGATTTGTATTATCAGCATCGTGTTGATCCAAATGTTCCAATTGAAGAAGTTGCGGGAACAATTAAAGATTTGATTCAAGAAGGAAAAGTAAAACATTTTGGACTTTCAGAAGCTGGCGTAGAAAACATTCGAAAAGCGCATGCAGTTCAACCTGTTACGGCGCTTCAGAGCGAATATTCACTTTGGTGGAGAACTCCAGAAGAAGAAATTTTTCCAGTTTTAGAAGAACTAGGAATCGGATTTGTGCCTTTCAGTCCGTTAGGAAGAGGTTTTCTAACAGCAAAAATTAACGAAAACACACAATTTGATAGCTCGGATTTTAGAAATTCATTGCCTCGTTTTGCGCCCGAAGCGAGAAAAACAAATCAAGCTTTTGTTGATCTTTTAGGCAAAATAGCTTCAGAAAGAGGCGTAACAAATGCACAAATTGCTTTGGCATGGAATTTAGCCCAAAAAAAATGGATTGTGCCAATTCCTGGAACTACAAAATTGCATCGTTTAGAGGAAAATATAGGAGCAATAGATTTAGAACTTTCAACAGAAGAAATTGCATCAATTGAAACTGCACTAGCACAAATTAAAATAGAAGGATCTCGTTATCCAGCACATTTAGAGAAACAGGCAAGTAAGTAA
- a CDS encoding NAD(P)-dependent alcohol dehydrogenase, giving the protein METKNIKAFGTEAADAPLQTLDIKRRAVQAHDVEIEILYCGICHSDLHSARNEWHGTIYPIVPGHEIVGRIVKVGDHVKNFKVGELAGVGCLVDSCRECEHCKNDLEQFCDEGSVQTFNSPDKHLGGQTFGGYSQSIVVDESFALHISDKLDLAGVAPLLCAGITTYSPLKHWKVGPGQKVGIVGIGGLGHMGIKIAKAMGAHVVVFTTNLSKTEDAKRLGADEVVLSTDEAQMAEHARSLNFILDCVSAEHNIDAYLNLLKVDGTLTLVGAPMDPLPVTSFSLILGRRSFSGSLIGGIAETQEMLDFCAEHNITADIELIGVNEVNDAYERLLKGDIKYRFVIDMASLK; this is encoded by the coding sequence ATGGAAACAAAAAACATAAAAGCATTTGGTACAGAAGCGGCTGACGCGCCTTTACAAACATTAGATATTAAGCGTAGAGCAGTTCAGGCGCATGATGTGGAAATTGAGATTTTATATTGCGGAATCTGTCATTCAGATCTACATTCGGCTAGAAATGAATGGCATGGTACTATTTATCCGATAGTTCCTGGGCATGAAATTGTTGGACGTATTGTAAAGGTTGGAGATCATGTAAAAAACTTTAAAGTTGGCGAATTAGCTGGAGTTGGCTGTTTGGTTGATTCTTGCAGAGAATGCGAACATTGCAAAAATGATTTAGAGCAATTTTGTGATGAAGGAAGTGTCCAAACATTTAACTCGCCTGACAAGCATTTAGGCGGACAAACTTTTGGAGGTTATTCTCAAAGTATTGTAGTTGATGAAAGCTTTGCATTACACATTTCAGATAAATTAGATCTTGCGGGAGTTGCTCCATTATTATGCGCAGGAATTACAACTTATTCGCCATTAAAACACTGGAAAGTTGGTCCTGGTCAAAAAGTTGGAATCGTAGGAATTGGAGGTTTAGGTCACATGGGAATCAAAATTGCAAAAGCTATGGGTGCTCATGTTGTAGTTTTTACAACTAATTTATCTAAAACAGAAGATGCGAAACGTCTTGGAGCAGATGAAGTTGTATTGTCTACAGACGAAGCGCAAATGGCAGAACATGCTAGAAGTTTAAACTTTATTTTAGACTGCGTTTCTGCAGAACATAATATCGACGCTTACTTAAATTTACTAAAAGTTGACGGAACGCTTACTCTTGTTGGAGCTCCAATGGATCCGCTTCCTGTAACTTCTTTCAGTTTGATTTTAGGAAGAAGAAGTTTTTCGGGTTCTTTAATCGGCGGAATCGCAGAAACTCAAGAAATGCTGGATTTCTGTGCAGAACATAATATTACAGCTGATATCGAATTGATTGGCGTAAACGAAGTAAATGACGCTTACGAAAGATTATTAAAAGGTGATATCAAATATCGTTTTGTAATTGATATGGCTTCTTTGAAATAA
- a CDS encoding AraC family transcriptional regulator → MNKDLIPVLSVGNILGEETLGITLFRHSVKGRNAFEQPHKHDFYLVFFVEKGSGIHNVDFTKYNVADNQVFFVRPGQVHNWLLNEDTIGFQLMLSSEIVNIFSGLTILPFFEQNVPYCLKLNESRFQEIKNHLHDIELLLPENDLLNKEITLLQLHLLLKLLQKDYLIQFPEHDSSSKPEKIIKQFNFLIDHHFNEESSVHFYADKLNITPNYLNILSQRYLKIPAGDVIKERTILEAKRLLTSTDLSIKEIAYQLGFNDNTYFTKVFKKYVGKTPGDFKESYKFYHPYP, encoded by the coding sequence TTGAATAAAGATCTAATTCCTGTTTTATCTGTTGGCAATATACTTGGAGAAGAAACTTTAGGTATTACTTTATTTCGCCATAGCGTAAAGGGAAGAAATGCTTTTGAACAACCTCATAAACACGATTTTTACCTCGTTTTTTTCGTAGAAAAAGGATCAGGAATTCATAATGTCGATTTTACAAAATATAACGTTGCAGATAATCAGGTTTTCTTTGTTAGGCCAGGTCAAGTTCATAATTGGCTGTTGAATGAAGATACAATAGGTTTTCAGCTGATGCTTTCGTCTGAAATTGTAAATATATTTTCAGGTTTAACCATTTTACCATTCTTTGAACAAAATGTTCCTTATTGCCTTAAGCTGAACGAAAGCAGGTTTCAGGAAATAAAAAATCATCTTCATGATATTGAATTATTGCTACCCGAAAATGATTTGTTAAACAAAGAAATCACATTGTTGCAACTTCATTTGTTGCTAAAATTGTTGCAGAAAGATTATTTAATTCAATTTCCAGAACATGATTCTTCTTCAAAACCCGAAAAGATTATTAAACAGTTTAATTTTTTAATTGATCATCATTTTAATGAAGAATCTTCGGTACATTTTTATGCCGATAAATTAAATATCACACCCAATTATCTCAATATTCTTTCGCAGCGCTATTTAAAAATTCCCGCTGGCGATGTTATAAAAGAACGAACTATACTAGAAGCAAAACGTTTGCTTACTAGTACAGACTTATCAATCAAAGAAATTGCCTACCAGTTAGGGTTTAACGATAATACTTATTTTACTAAAGTATTTAAAAAGTATGTTGGCAAAACACCAGGTGATTTTAAAGAAAGTTATAAATTTTACCATCCTTATCCGTAA